Proteins co-encoded in one Ziziphus jujuba cultivar Dongzao chromosome 9, ASM3175591v1 genomic window:
- the LOC107426408 gene encoding ARM REPEAT PROTEIN INTERACTING WITH ABF2 isoform X1 has protein sequence MDHRPPNQTTTARRSLKRKLEQEFKEQQQEQESDRKVPFIEPDDSHKDLVREVRAQVQILESTFSSSEADRADAKRATHVLSELAKNGIKLDVDANYEVVDVIVECGAVPALVRHLKAPVSAKNCDSRLRQYEHEVEKGSAFALGLLAVKPEHQQLIVDAGALPNLVDLLKRHKNSCNSRAVNGAIRRAADAITNLAHEHSRIKTLVRTEGGIPLLVELLEFYDAKVQRAVAGALRTLAFKNDENKKQIVECNALPTLILMLRSEDAAIHYEAVGVIGNLVHSSPNIKKEVLLAGALQPVIGLLSSCCSESQREAALLLGQFAAADSDCKVHIVQRGAVPPLIMMLQSPDAQLREMSAFALGRLAQDTHNQAGIANSGGLVPLLKLIDSKNGSLQHNSAFALYGLADNEDNVADLIKIGGVQKLQDGEFIAQPTKDCVAKTLKRLEEKIHGPVLNHLVYLMRVSNSTVQRRVALALAHLCTPIDQKAIFIDNNGLDLLLGLLELTSPKQQRDGSLALHKLATKATSLFPMDAAPPSPYPQVYLGDQYVNNPTLSDVTFLIEGKRFYAHRICLLASSDAFRAMFDGGYKERNAKDIEIPNIRWDVFELMMRFIYTGSVDVNLDIAQDLLRAADQYLLEGLKRLCEYTIAQDISVENVSIMYELSEAFNALSLRQACILFILEQFDELSKRPWYPRLITQIKPEMRRFFTNVLARPVQDDLP, from the exons CGGCCGCCGAACCAAACCACCACCGCTAGAAGAAGCTTGAAGCGGAAGCTAGAACAAGAATTCAAAGAACAGCAACAAGAACAGGAATCAGATCGCAAGGTACCGTTCATCGAGCCCGACGATTCTCACAAAGATCTGGTCCGTGAGGTTCGCGCTCAGGTGCAAATCCTCGAGTCCACCTTTTCTTCATCTGAAGCAGATCGCGCCGACGCCAAGCGAGCCACTCACGTTCTATCAGAACTCGCCAAGAACGGTATCAAACTCGACGTCGATGCGAATT ATGAAGTTGTGGATGTGATAGTAGAGTGTGGAGCCGTTCCAGCTCTGGTCAGACATCTAAAAGCACCCGTATCGGCAAAGAATTGTGATAGCCGTTTGCGGCAGTACGAACATGAGGTGGAGAAAGGAAGTGCTTTCGCGCTTGGCCTCCTTGCTGTTAAA CCTGAGCATCAGCAACTCATAGTTGATGCTGGAGCTTTACCAAATCTTGTGGACCTGTTAAAGAGGCACAAAAATAGTTGCAACTCTCGAGCAGTCAATGGTGCTATCAGGAGAGCAGCTGATGCAATCACCAATCTTGCTCATGAACATAGCAGGATCAAAACCCTTGTGAG GACGGAAGGTGGTATTCCTCTTCTTGTTGAACTGCTTGAGTTCTATGATGCAAAGGTACAGAGAGCAGTTGCTGGGGCCTTAAGGACCCTTGCATTTAAAAATgacgaaaacaaaaaacag ATTGTAGAGTGCAATGCGTTACCTACCCTCATACTAATGCTCCGATCTGAGGATGCTGCTATACATTATGAAGCG GTTGGTGTAATAGGCAATCTTGTCCACTCATCTCCAAACATCAAGAAAGAAGTTCTCCTTGCTGGTGCTTTGCAACCTGTTATTGGACTGCTCAG TTCTTGCTGTTCAGAAAGCCAAAGAGAAGCAGCTTTATTACTTGGTCAATTTGCTGCTGCTGATTCAGATTGCAAG GTCCATATTGTTCAGAGGGGAGCTGTACCGCCATTGATTATGATGCTTCAATCTCCAGATGCACAGCTTAGGGAGATGTCAGCTTTTGCACTTGGGAGGTTAGCGCAG GATACACACAACCAAGCTGGCATTGCAAATAGTGGTGGTTTAGTGCCTCTGCTCAAGCTTATTGATTCAAAAAACGGATCTCTGCAACATAATTCTGCTTTTGCTCTGTATGGTCTGGCAGACAATGAG GATAATGTTGCGGATCTTATCAAGATTGGAGGTGTACAAAAACTTCAAGATGGAGAATTCATTGCTCAA CCAACTAAAGATTGTGTAGCAAAGACATTGAAAAGATTAGAGGAGAAGATTCATGGACCA GTATTAAATCATCTGGTATATCTGATGCGGGTTTCAAATAGTACAGTTCAAAGACGAGTGGCTTTGGCTCTTGCTCATCTTTGTACCCCTATTGACCAAAAGGCCATTTTCATTGATAATAATG GGCTAGATTTGCTGTTAGGGCTTCTTGAATTAACAAGCCCAAAGCAACAACGGGATGGATCTTTGGCCTTGCACAAGTTGGCTACAAAAGCTACTTCTCTCTTTCCTATGGATGCAGCTCCCCCATCACCATATCCACAG GTGTACCTGGGTGACCAGTATGTAAACAATCCCACACTTTCTGATGTGACATTCTTAATTGAAG GTAAGCGGTTTTATGCTCACAGAATTTGTTTGCTTGCTTCTTCTGATGCATTTCGAGCAATGTTTGATGGTGGTTACAAG gAGAGGAATGCTAAAGACATAGAGATCCCAAATATTAGATGGGATGTTTTTGAGTTAATGATGAG ATTCATATACACAGGATCCGTAGACGTCAATTTAGATATTGCTCAGGACCTGCTCAGAGCTGCTGATCAGTATCTTTTAGAGGGTCTAAAGCGTCTCTGCGAGTATACCATTGCTCAG GATATTTCTGTAGAAAATGTTTCAATCATGTATGAGTTATCAGAGGCTTTTAATGCTCTGTCATTAAGGCAAGCTTGCATATTATTCATACTGGAGCAATTTGACGAATTGAGTAAGAGGCCATG GTATCCGCGGCTGATAACACAAATCAAACCGGAAATGCGCAGATTTTTTACCAATGTGCTTGCCAGGCCTGTCCAAGATGACTTACCGTAG
- the LOC107426408 gene encoding ARM REPEAT PROTEIN INTERACTING WITH ABF2 isoform X2: protein MDHRPPNQTTTARRSLKRKLEQEFKEQQQEQESDRKVPFIEPDDSHKDLVREVRAQVQILESTFSSSEADRADAKRATHVLSELAKNDEVVDVIVECGAVPALVRHLKAPVSAKNCDSRLRQYEHEVEKGSAFALGLLAVKPEHQQLIVDAGALPNLVDLLKRHKNSCNSRAVNGAIRRAADAITNLAHEHSRIKTLVRTEGGIPLLVELLEFYDAKVQRAVAGALRTLAFKNDENKKQIVECNALPTLILMLRSEDAAIHYEAVGVIGNLVHSSPNIKKEVLLAGALQPVIGLLSSCCSESQREAALLLGQFAAADSDCKVHIVQRGAVPPLIMMLQSPDAQLREMSAFALGRLAQDTHNQAGIANSGGLVPLLKLIDSKNGSLQHNSAFALYGLADNEDNVADLIKIGGVQKLQDGEFIAQPTKDCVAKTLKRLEEKIHGPVLNHLVYLMRVSNSTVQRRVALALAHLCTPIDQKAIFIDNNGLDLLLGLLELTSPKQQRDGSLALHKLATKATSLFPMDAAPPSPYPQVYLGDQYVNNPTLSDVTFLIEGKRFYAHRICLLASSDAFRAMFDGGYKERNAKDIEIPNIRWDVFELMMRFIYTGSVDVNLDIAQDLLRAADQYLLEGLKRLCEYTIAQDISVENVSIMYELSEAFNALSLRQACILFILEQFDELSKRPWYPRLITQIKPEMRRFFTNVLARPVQDDLP from the exons CGGCCGCCGAACCAAACCACCACCGCTAGAAGAAGCTTGAAGCGGAAGCTAGAACAAGAATTCAAAGAACAGCAACAAGAACAGGAATCAGATCGCAAGGTACCGTTCATCGAGCCCGACGATTCTCACAAAGATCTGGTCCGTGAGGTTCGCGCTCAGGTGCAAATCCTCGAGTCCACCTTTTCTTCATCTGAAGCAGATCGCGCCGACGCCAAGCGAGCCACTCACGTTCTATCAGAACTCGCCAAGAACG ATGAAGTTGTGGATGTGATAGTAGAGTGTGGAGCCGTTCCAGCTCTGGTCAGACATCTAAAAGCACCCGTATCGGCAAAGAATTGTGATAGCCGTTTGCGGCAGTACGAACATGAGGTGGAGAAAGGAAGTGCTTTCGCGCTTGGCCTCCTTGCTGTTAAA CCTGAGCATCAGCAACTCATAGTTGATGCTGGAGCTTTACCAAATCTTGTGGACCTGTTAAAGAGGCACAAAAATAGTTGCAACTCTCGAGCAGTCAATGGTGCTATCAGGAGAGCAGCTGATGCAATCACCAATCTTGCTCATGAACATAGCAGGATCAAAACCCTTGTGAG GACGGAAGGTGGTATTCCTCTTCTTGTTGAACTGCTTGAGTTCTATGATGCAAAGGTACAGAGAGCAGTTGCTGGGGCCTTAAGGACCCTTGCATTTAAAAATgacgaaaacaaaaaacag ATTGTAGAGTGCAATGCGTTACCTACCCTCATACTAATGCTCCGATCTGAGGATGCTGCTATACATTATGAAGCG GTTGGTGTAATAGGCAATCTTGTCCACTCATCTCCAAACATCAAGAAAGAAGTTCTCCTTGCTGGTGCTTTGCAACCTGTTATTGGACTGCTCAG TTCTTGCTGTTCAGAAAGCCAAAGAGAAGCAGCTTTATTACTTGGTCAATTTGCTGCTGCTGATTCAGATTGCAAG GTCCATATTGTTCAGAGGGGAGCTGTACCGCCATTGATTATGATGCTTCAATCTCCAGATGCACAGCTTAGGGAGATGTCAGCTTTTGCACTTGGGAGGTTAGCGCAG GATACACACAACCAAGCTGGCATTGCAAATAGTGGTGGTTTAGTGCCTCTGCTCAAGCTTATTGATTCAAAAAACGGATCTCTGCAACATAATTCTGCTTTTGCTCTGTATGGTCTGGCAGACAATGAG GATAATGTTGCGGATCTTATCAAGATTGGAGGTGTACAAAAACTTCAAGATGGAGAATTCATTGCTCAA CCAACTAAAGATTGTGTAGCAAAGACATTGAAAAGATTAGAGGAGAAGATTCATGGACCA GTATTAAATCATCTGGTATATCTGATGCGGGTTTCAAATAGTACAGTTCAAAGACGAGTGGCTTTGGCTCTTGCTCATCTTTGTACCCCTATTGACCAAAAGGCCATTTTCATTGATAATAATG GGCTAGATTTGCTGTTAGGGCTTCTTGAATTAACAAGCCCAAAGCAACAACGGGATGGATCTTTGGCCTTGCACAAGTTGGCTACAAAAGCTACTTCTCTCTTTCCTATGGATGCAGCTCCCCCATCACCATATCCACAG GTGTACCTGGGTGACCAGTATGTAAACAATCCCACACTTTCTGATGTGACATTCTTAATTGAAG GTAAGCGGTTTTATGCTCACAGAATTTGTTTGCTTGCTTCTTCTGATGCATTTCGAGCAATGTTTGATGGTGGTTACAAG gAGAGGAATGCTAAAGACATAGAGATCCCAAATATTAGATGGGATGTTTTTGAGTTAATGATGAG ATTCATATACACAGGATCCGTAGACGTCAATTTAGATATTGCTCAGGACCTGCTCAGAGCTGCTGATCAGTATCTTTTAGAGGGTCTAAAGCGTCTCTGCGAGTATACCATTGCTCAG GATATTTCTGTAGAAAATGTTTCAATCATGTATGAGTTATCAGAGGCTTTTAATGCTCTGTCATTAAGGCAAGCTTGCATATTATTCATACTGGAGCAATTTGACGAATTGAGTAAGAGGCCATG GTATCCGCGGCTGATAACACAAATCAAACCGGAAATGCGCAGATTTTTTACCAATGTGCTTGCCAGGCCTGTCCAAGATGACTTACCGTAG
- the LOC107426408 gene encoding ARM REPEAT PROTEIN INTERACTING WITH ABF2 isoform X3, producing MDSLLILYVIQPEHQQLIVDAGALPNLVDLLKRHKNSCNSRAVNGAIRRAADAITNLAHEHSRIKTLVRTEGGIPLLVELLEFYDAKVQRAVAGALRTLAFKNDENKKQIVECNALPTLILMLRSEDAAIHYEAVGVIGNLVHSSPNIKKEVLLAGALQPVIGLLSSCCSESQREAALLLGQFAAADSDCKVHIVQRGAVPPLIMMLQSPDAQLREMSAFALGRLAQDTHNQAGIANSGGLVPLLKLIDSKNGSLQHNSAFALYGLADNEDNVADLIKIGGVQKLQDGEFIAQPTKDCVAKTLKRLEEKIHGPVLNHLVYLMRVSNSTVQRRVALALAHLCTPIDQKAIFIDNNGLDLLLGLLELTSPKQQRDGSLALHKLATKATSLFPMDAAPPSPYPQVYLGDQYVNNPTLSDVTFLIEGKRFYAHRICLLASSDAFRAMFDGGYKERNAKDIEIPNIRWDVFELMMRFIYTGSVDVNLDIAQDLLRAADQYLLEGLKRLCEYTIAQDISVENVSIMYELSEAFNALSLRQACILFILEQFDELSKRPWYPRLITQIKPEMRRFFTNVLARPVQDDLP from the exons ATGGATTCTCTGCTTATCCTGTACGTTATACAGCCTGAGCATCAGCAACTCATAGTTGATGCTGGAGCTTTACCAAATCTTGTGGACCTGTTAAAGAGGCACAAAAATAGTTGCAACTCTCGAGCAGTCAATGGTGCTATCAGGAGAGCAGCTGATGCAATCACCAATCTTGCTCATGAACATAGCAGGATCAAAACCCTTGTGAG GACGGAAGGTGGTATTCCTCTTCTTGTTGAACTGCTTGAGTTCTATGATGCAAAGGTACAGAGAGCAGTTGCTGGGGCCTTAAGGACCCTTGCATTTAAAAATgacgaaaacaaaaaacag ATTGTAGAGTGCAATGCGTTACCTACCCTCATACTAATGCTCCGATCTGAGGATGCTGCTATACATTATGAAGCG GTTGGTGTAATAGGCAATCTTGTCCACTCATCTCCAAACATCAAGAAAGAAGTTCTCCTTGCTGGTGCTTTGCAACCTGTTATTGGACTGCTCAG TTCTTGCTGTTCAGAAAGCCAAAGAGAAGCAGCTTTATTACTTGGTCAATTTGCTGCTGCTGATTCAGATTGCAAG GTCCATATTGTTCAGAGGGGAGCTGTACCGCCATTGATTATGATGCTTCAATCTCCAGATGCACAGCTTAGGGAGATGTCAGCTTTTGCACTTGGGAGGTTAGCGCAG GATACACACAACCAAGCTGGCATTGCAAATAGTGGTGGTTTAGTGCCTCTGCTCAAGCTTATTGATTCAAAAAACGGATCTCTGCAACATAATTCTGCTTTTGCTCTGTATGGTCTGGCAGACAATGAG GATAATGTTGCGGATCTTATCAAGATTGGAGGTGTACAAAAACTTCAAGATGGAGAATTCATTGCTCAA CCAACTAAAGATTGTGTAGCAAAGACATTGAAAAGATTAGAGGAGAAGATTCATGGACCA GTATTAAATCATCTGGTATATCTGATGCGGGTTTCAAATAGTACAGTTCAAAGACGAGTGGCTTTGGCTCTTGCTCATCTTTGTACCCCTATTGACCAAAAGGCCATTTTCATTGATAATAATG GGCTAGATTTGCTGTTAGGGCTTCTTGAATTAACAAGCCCAAAGCAACAACGGGATGGATCTTTGGCCTTGCACAAGTTGGCTACAAAAGCTACTTCTCTCTTTCCTATGGATGCAGCTCCCCCATCACCATATCCACAG GTGTACCTGGGTGACCAGTATGTAAACAATCCCACACTTTCTGATGTGACATTCTTAATTGAAG GTAAGCGGTTTTATGCTCACAGAATTTGTTTGCTTGCTTCTTCTGATGCATTTCGAGCAATGTTTGATGGTGGTTACAAG gAGAGGAATGCTAAAGACATAGAGATCCCAAATATTAGATGGGATGTTTTTGAGTTAATGATGAG ATTCATATACACAGGATCCGTAGACGTCAATTTAGATATTGCTCAGGACCTGCTCAGAGCTGCTGATCAGTATCTTTTAGAGGGTCTAAAGCGTCTCTGCGAGTATACCATTGCTCAG GATATTTCTGTAGAAAATGTTTCAATCATGTATGAGTTATCAGAGGCTTTTAATGCTCTGTCATTAAGGCAAGCTTGCATATTATTCATACTGGAGCAATTTGACGAATTGAGTAAGAGGCCATG GTATCCGCGGCTGATAACACAAATCAAACCGGAAATGCGCAGATTTTTTACCAATGTGCTTGCCAGGCCTGTCCAAGATGACTTACCGTAG